ggcagccaagagggcaaaccccatcctggggtgcatcaaacacagcaaaaccagctggTCAAGAAAGGTGATTATACCACTGTACTTGGCATTGGTGTGGCTGTGTGCACACcgtactgtgtgcagttccgggccccacaatttaagaaggatgtaaAGGTCCTTGAATtcatccagaggagggcaacaaagctggtgcaACGGCTAGAAGGCACAGCATTTGAGGAGCAACCAAGGACactgggtttgtctagtttggagagaaggagtcTGAGCATTGACCacattgctctctacagcttcatGAGGAGGGGAcatggagagggaggtgctgatctcttctctctgggatccagtgataggacgtgtgggaatggttcaaagctgcaccaggggaagtttagactggacattaggaagcatttctttaccaagagggtggtcagacCCTGGAACGGTGTTCCTGGAGAGGAAGTCAATGACCCAAGTCTGTCAGTGTTGAAGAGGCATTTGGATAATtcccttaataacatgctttaacttttggtcagccctgaagtgatcaggcagttggactagatgattgttgtaggtcccttccaaatgaaatagtctagtctagtcttgTCTCAGACACAGACGAAAGGTTCAGATGATAACAGATTTCACGAAGTAATTCAGTACCTGGTCTGTTGATTATCAGTACTCCTCATTCCCAGATACATCAAGGAGTAAAAAGGATTTTAACCCATCCCTCTGCAAAGTAATAATCCAttgcctccttttttccttttgtttgtaaAATCAAAGAGGGCATAAAACAACATCCGACAAACAGCACCCAGTCAGGATAGGAAAATGTATAGATTTacattttacagaactcataAATAGATTTATGTGTGGGCCATGTGATGTGGGCTGGGCCGGCAGTCCTTCCTGCTTTGTGAGGCGGAGATCAAGATTCCCTTGCTACGCAGTGGGGCAGAACATAATTTTCAGTGCAGAGTTTCTCTCATTAAAGCAAAGCAGACCAAACAGATCCGACACAGGTAAGCACTCCCCCACTGCTCACTCCGCCCTCTTTCCTAATGAGTTTCCTGCTTTTGTGGGACTGACCTAGAAGAGCTGCAAAAGAGTAGAAGGTATGAGATTGTCTACAAATTGCTTTGGATTCAGAACCTGGAAACATGAGGTCCTAGTTTCCCATGCGTAACTCGTACAACTGGATCTTCCCATCATTTGGTACCTTCCCATATTCACTAGTTTCCggcttttagttttaaaagaagtctTCGTGGCCTCTCTAcaagaaaattcaaaaggaggaagggagagttTTTACTGCTGTCCCATCCTCAGGTCAGAAGGGGCAGGAGATTGCAAAAGAGCTTGCAAGTTTTACCTTGTGATGAAGAGAGAAGTTAAAACATGACTGCTCCTACCTATCGAAACCTCTCTCTGGTaagtaaatgctgaaaaagaatgtgtttctttttctggcatttttatgTGCACAGTTATCTATTTTTGCTGTAACAAAGGAAGGTATTTAGTGTGCAAAAGCACAAAATGTAACGTGGAACTATATAAAATTGTATATTTGTTTGGAGATGCATATTCATAAAAAATATGCCCATTGTGTGCCCAtgcttttttctccaaaggAGTCTTCATCAAAATAGTAGGATGTATGCACATTAGTATGGCACATGCAAGATGACTCCTTAATTATGATATTTCTTGAATACAACAGATCCCTGGTATTCATTCCATATTGACTGCACACAGTGACAATTGCTGTCTCTTTCACAGAGATGGGGTTTGGAATGGGGGACAGGAGGGGCTTTTGTGTTTGAGAATGGTGCAAAAGAGCAcaccaacagaaaacaaactcaggatataggaaaatattcaaatgcATGCCTACATTTTGCAAAAACAGACATACTCCAGCTATATCTAGTACCTAAAGTAATGTTATTGCTGTAATGCTACACTGAAGTCAGACACTCAATTTACTGGGGCAGACAGCCCCATTAATAATGGTACTTTTCTTCTGGGATCTGAACTCGTATCTGAATGTTCATTATGCAATGTACAAATGCCCTAGAATTAACCTTTAAAGTTATTCTGTGTTTCACTTTTGTAGTAACCTCAAATCTGCATCCTAGACGGCTCTAAGTTCTATTAAGAAGCTAGACCTTTTTAGATAAGCCTGGCAATAAGTGCTGATGTTCTATGCATTTTATGTCTGGCAACTGTGTGTCCAAGCGTTCCCATTATTCAATATGCATTCACATAGGAAATTCTAGTACATTTACACTGGCATGCATTCATGTGCAGATTTCCCAGGCATATTACGTATGTGCACAGTTGTGTGTTCTTATGATGGCACGTACTTGAGTATGTATGTTCTTATTTTGGTCGTGATACTGATAATGTGTTTGTATGCTCATGTTTCATATTGAAAAGAACTGTTCCGTCTTCCACAGATGTTTGTCCCCTTAACTGCTCATCTGTTCTCAACTGTCTGGTACCGCCGTCTATACTACCATGTGGTTAGAGACACACTGGAAGAACATCCGCCAAGTCTTGTTGCTTCttttcactgctgctcttctcATTGGGGTCACCATGCTGGCCATTTCATCTAACATCAATCCAGTAGGCTATTTCTTCCTAGGGGTAGGGGGAGTGTGCTTGATCGGGTATTTGCTGAGTGTGTTTGTCGAGTGTTACCTGAAGAATCAGCACCAACATGAGGCAAATGAAATACCTCCAAGCAGACAAAGCCAAGCAGGGTAAGCAGCAACCTGGCAATTCCTCTTTAACTCTCTCCTCAGATATGGCCATTTTACATATGTTTTGCAGCCTTTCCCCTAGGGCACCAAACACAGACTCCATTCCAGAagacaaaagttctttttaggttgttttccttcattattcAGATGGAGGTTGCAAATCTCCATGCCATGCATGTCCTGTATCTTGTCCAATAtctattttctccccccccccccgggaacTGATCCGCTAACAATTGCCAAGGTTAAACAGATCCAGGCCcggttttatttttctttgactaACTGAGTCTTGCCAAACAATGAGtcagacaaggaaaaagaaaaaatgctgaagcagTACCGAATCTTAGGCGGGTTTAGCTCTATAAACCTTATCGCCAGAGCAACTGCTCGTTggcaaactttttaaaaggaaccGGTAACTGGGTGTGTTTCCAGTCTTAAAAACCCAACTTGATAAGCCCTGATTTTGAGAGGCTCTGAATACTCACACATCTTTTTGGCTTCATGTACATTTGCAGGTTCTCAACATCACCTAATTTGCCTGCTTTAGGTAAAGAGTTTAACTTTGCTTTCTTGTCTGTATAATCCAGATAATCATTATCCACATCCATAAATGACTTGACAACATTCTTGAATACAGGGTGTGGTAGAAGGGCAAAAATGTcactttgtgtttattttcagaaagagtaCATAAAAAGAAGTCTATATTGGGCTTTGCTAGCTTGGGGGcatattagaagaaaattagtatctgtttattttaaaatatgtcctaaaaacatatttattttaaaatatgtcctaaaaaggaaaatgtttctaaagtaacatttttctctgcagatattCTTTTTAACACAGAATAGTTAGTCCTTGtttaaactaaatgaaaatagttaattttctccatttcttaaaaatagatgAACATTGAActaatgtattaaaaaagtaaGGTCCTGTTTTATTCTGAGAAATAACTAGTAGTTAGTAATTCTTAGTAATGCATTTTAACTAGTAGGAGATTTTAAATGAGGGACATCATCCTTTTGGGTCCCTTCCAccttgagatattctatgattctatgatcaagCTAAGCCTAAGATGCTGAAACccagtgtggggttttttacttatTCTGGGGAGTGTGGGAAAATGGTCAGATAATCCATTCTCCAGAAGCAAGAAATAATCCTGGCTGGACAAGTGAGCTGATCCAGTGGCAGAATATCACATCATATAGTAATTACAACACAATAATACCATGTCAGATATCCTATCTCAGTCACATCTATTGATTGTAGCATGGTCCCTATATGACATTATCCGGACTACCTGCCTCTGCATAAACTAAGCAGTAAAATAGCCAGTGTAACTGCCATTCCTCTCTTTGTCCGTAGGGTGAACGCTGCCTATGAAGCACCCACCTATGAGGAGGTGATGACCATGTCAGTTCCACCAATATGGACAATTGCATCCAATCCAGGCTTAGTGCCCTCACCACTGAATGAGCCTCCTCCTTACAACGTAGTCATTGAATCATCTGCCCAAGAAGAGATGATGGTGGAGGCACTCAGGGTGTCAGCAGCAACAGACATAAGGCACACCTCCGAGACAGACACGGGCTCCAGGATGCAGTTGCAGCTGGTGCTGCCCCCAAGACCGCAGCGGTTTGTTTCGGACATCCATGACGTGAAAGGTACTGAGGACAGGTTTGAGCCACTGGAGCCACTCACTCCACCACCTGCTTATGAGAGTGCCATCAACGATGAGGTCTTTGAAGATGCTTTCCAGCCCTCCATGTTATGATTAATTTCACCTTCCATGAATGCAGAACCAAACCCTCACCCCAATACAGGGTACTCCTGAAGGGAAGGTGAAAGAGCTGAGATTTTTCATACCTGAAACTAAAAGTTTGTCTCACCATTCCTTGAACCAGAGCTGAACTACAGATACAGCTTacacaaaatacaaatcaaTGCAACACCACAATGCTTTGTCTTGGCAGATATGTAAAACCACTATGAAGAAAGTTGTGTTATATATGGCAACAATTCTCAAACTAGAGATACACCATCATGGGGGAGGAGAGCAAACCATGGGAAGAGACAAGGTTGCCAAAGGACCTCTGAAGAAGGACTGCAGGATGCAGCCAGGAGAAGCTGCCTGAGAAAGGGGAGGAATAGAAACAGCGCTAAGTAGGTTCTGCCTGTGCATTACAAACAGCAGTATTGCTGAGAGCTGTGCAATGATCAGCCACCCTGAAGTCCCTACTGAGAGACTGAGGCTGCAGTTCCCTGACTTGCTGTTTCGCAGCAACACAAATTTATGGTTTGCGCTGTTTGCTCCTACCCCTCTGTCGCACTTGCTCCACAtcctcagctgtgctgcaccagaGCGTGACTGAGGGGAGGGCGGCTGTCTTCATCTGGAAGCTGGCACCACCCGATACCTGTCACTTGGGGTTGAAAAGCTGACGGCAAGCACGGCACCATGAAATGACTTCTGTTGTTGACAAGGTTCTCATCCCACACAGCCTGCAGTGGTGGACAAGAGGGAGATAATAGCAGTTTTTCTCCTATAAGAGAGGCCGGCAGTGggatacatacatatatatgtaccCTCTGCCAGCACCACCAGTCTTTGCAGCTCTACAGGAGGGTGTATTCTCTGCTGTACTGCAGCCCCAAACAGATGGCTTAAGATACTTTATTGTCATCATGGCAAGCATTTGCACAGAAAGGTCAGCGCTCCTCCAGTTCTCCGTAACGACGCTGTGCATGGAGGCTTCCCTCTGGACTCTGGAAAGGCCAGTCTGTCTGCCGAggccacagctgcagcagagagcacCTGAGAATAACGGTCCTGAGGCACATGTGGTCTTCATCATGACAGCTTTAGGTTGGAGCCAGGTTCCAGCTCCCACCGATCAGTGATGCTGTGCAGTCTTTTAAAATGGTGACTTAAACTGATAGGTTGTGCGGCATTAAAGTGGTCTGCAGTATGGAAAGAGACATTAATATCTGGTGAAtgtccaaataaaaaaaaaaaattggtggtCCAAATCTCCTTATGAAGGAGAGCAGCAGTCATCACAGCCTTGTCTCATACGACTGCATCATCTTTAATCCATATAAGGAGCCATCAAACCACAGGctagaaacaaataaattatttctaattgtTTGATTCTTTatagttcaaagaaaaaaaagaccttttatgttgtttataaataaatggGACTGCATTAAAATACCTGGTGgcatcattattttttcctctcaagagAAACACTCCATAAAGACATGCTTTTACTTGCATTCTGCTTATTTGATACTCTTACCTTAGAAAAAGGAGAGTTCCATTTCTAACTCTACAGCTGAATGACTTTAATATCATTAATGATGAAGCAGCTACGATACCTATATCATGAAAGTATTATGAAAGACAAATTTGCTGATAGAGGCAATGTGCTTTCTTTAAAGCCAATCACTTCTTGCATTTCGCTCCTGTGTCTGCAAACACAAAAGAACAACCCATGATAAAAAGCAGTACAGTTGTACTACTTTAGGTCTAAACTGGTCAAACCTGGACCTTCTGATTGCACCTAATTGCCAGGCATCACGAAGAAATTCAGGTGACCAGCACAGATAAACACTGGCCAAAACAAAGACCAAAAATCTCACCAGTTATGATCACTAGGATTTTGCCTTCAGTGCCTGTAAGGGTTATGCAAGCCTTTGGCCTTGTGTTAAGTTTTCACATACGAAACTCCTCTGCACCAATGGAACAACTATCTGAAGCTTTATATGACAAGAGCTGTAAATGTGCTTCTGCTAAAAGGATGCCCTGGTTGCTTTTCCCTTATTTCCCGTGTTCTCTGCACGTCCTGCGTGCTCTCTTACTTCCCTTTTAATTACTGAACGTTACTTGAGCCCTTTTTTTGATTTCacctgatttcagctgaaacGCACGTCAATAAAACACGTGCAAcaaactctaaaaataaaatcaaaaaaacCGCCAAATGCCAGAACCGGTGTGTTTGCAAGGCAAGCTGCGTACCCGTTAATTCCACCTCCCGTTACCCCGACGTGCCGGACCACAACCCgcgcggccccgccccctccgcaCTGCCGCGCGAGGGCCCGGGGAGGCGGCCCGACACGAGGAGAAGCTCCGCCCCCGCGGCCGGGCCCCCAGCAGGAAGACACGCGAAACCTTTTCCGCGCCGTGGGGGAAGGCATGCCTGCGCATGCGCGCAGCGCCTGGAGGCCGAGGCTTGCTGTCCGTCGCTTTCCCAAGGGGAGGGGCTATGGCGCGGGCCCGCGCATCGGCCACGTGACTGGAGGAAGCGGTCTCGCGTTTTGAATCGCTGGGGCCGCCGGGAAGGGAAGCGCGTGCGCGTGTGTGGCGGagccgggggggcggggggcgagCGGCGGGAGAGGCGCGTGCGGCACGGGCGTTTGGCGGGAGCTGGTGGCGGGAGAGCGCGCAGGGCCCTGCACGCGCCTGCGGCCTGCCGCCGCCTGGCCCGGCGCCTCGGGAGCCGGCGGTGGAGGCCTGTTCTGCCCGTTGTCAGGCGGCGGCTGCCCGCGGAATCGGTCCGCCTCCTCCCGAGAGGAAAGTTGGGAGGGGTAAGGGCGGCTCTTGCCGTTGAGTTTGGCTTTGGTCGCACCCTCTCCTGCCGGGATGCTGGTCGCCTGCGGTATGCAGCGATGTCACCAGGAAGCGCTAAAGAGGAACCGAGTGATGCTGGCAAAAGAGCTGGTTTTAAAAGAATTGATGGAGCATATGATAGAGAAAGACATCATCACCACGGAGATGATGGAAATGGTACAGGTACGCAGCTTATGCTCGACTGCACTGTCAGCTTTATGTCTAGTTAAGCCCAGTGTCGTTCTTGGCAGTGGGAGCCCGGTAAAGCTCATCTGTGTGTTACATGGGTATTTTAATGTGGTTATGTCTGGAGAGTATGCAAAGACTTACTTGCAACACGCGGGAAAACTGTAAGCTGACTTTTGTGTGAGACTTACTAAATCTTTGGCTTAAGTGCTGGTATGTAGTTGCAGCAGGCTGCGCTTGGTGAGTCATGTGGTATCGTCCAGCGCTTTGTTGTCAATTTGTGCCTCTCCGTTTTTTCGTCTGTAAAAAGTAGGAATACCTATTTCCAAAAGAATACTGTGAAAGCAAGTGAAGTAATATGTTATAAACCAGTTTCTTTTGGCACTTGTGCACCTCTTCACTTTCACAATTTGTGTTTCATGTGTGTTTTTGTAAATTGTGGGAACAACCTTATGTGATCCGAGACTCTCAGATGACAAATACTGTTCATGGGCTTTTGTTAACTTACCCAGAGCAGTGGGTGCTATGAAGAGAAGACATTGTAAATAGCTTGGGATTGCTCCCAGAGGTGTGATAGTACACTGAAAACTGTGCAGGGTGGAGATAGAGATCTTCAAAGAGAAGGCAAGCCGGAAACGATTGAAGATGCT
This sequence is a window from Balearica regulorum gibbericeps isolate bBalReg1 chromosome 1, bBalReg1.pri, whole genome shotgun sequence. Protein-coding genes within it:
- the TMEM139 gene encoding transmembrane protein 139, with amino-acid sequence MWLETHWKNIRQVLLLLFTAALLIGVTMLAISSNINPVGYFFLGVGGVCLIGYLLSVFVECYLKNQHQHEANEIPPSRQSQAGVNAAYEAPTYEEVMTMSVPPIWTIASNPGLVPSPLNEPPPYNVVIESSAQEEMMVEALRVSAATDIRHTSETDTGSRMQLQLVLPPRPQRFVSDIHDVKGTEDRFEPLEPLTPPPAYESAINDEVFEDAFQPSML